The following are encoded together in the Pseudodesulfovibrio indicus genome:
- the hgcB gene encoding mercury methylation ferredoxin HgcB — protein MKDFRYLDKVATLKLDTDTCIGCGACAQVCPHRILEVRDKKAAILDFDACMECGACWRNCPVEAITVTPGVGCASYLISVWLHKMTGKQVDTGCC, from the coding sequence ATGAAGGATTTTCGCTATCTGGACAAGGTCGCCACCCTGAAGCTGGACACGGACACGTGCATCGGCTGCGGGGCGTGCGCGCAGGTCTGTCCCCACCGCATCCTGGAGGTGCGGGACAAAAAGGCGGCCATCCTCGATTTCGACGCCTGCATGGAGTGCGGCGCGTGCTGGCGCAACTGTCCGGTGGAGGCCATCACCGTCACCCCGGGCGTGGGCTGCGCCTCCTACCTCATCTCGGTCTGGCTGCACAAAATGACGGGCAAGCAGGTCGATACCGGGTGCTGTTAG
- a CDS encoding response regulator: protein MKKSEQAGKTNAGPLDILIAEDSESNQVLLSLYFGNTDSNLVFAANGEEAVKRFKGGSFDLVLMDIFMPVMDGLAATAAIREFERDQGLAPTPIVAVSANAFAEDRKRSLEVGCTDFLAKPIRKGPLLDFIARIVEEKIKP, encoded by the coding sequence ATGAAGAAGTCTGAACAGGCCGGAAAGACCAACGCCGGGCCACTCGACATCCTCATCGCCGAGGACTCCGAGAGCAATCAGGTCCTGCTCTCCCTGTACTTCGGCAACACCGACAGCAACCTGGTCTTCGCCGCCAACGGCGAGGAGGCCGTGAAGCGATTCAAGGGCGGCTCCTTCGACCTGGTGCTCATGGACATCTTCATGCCCGTCATGGACGGGCTGGCCGCCACCGCGGCCATCCGCGAGTTCGAGCGTGACCAGGGGCTGGCCCCCACGCCCATCGTGGCCGTGTCCGCCAACGCCTTTGCCGAGGACCGCAAGCGGTCGCTCGAGGTCGGCTGCACGGACTTCCTGGCCAAGCCCATCCGCAAGGGACCGCTGCTCGATTTCATCGCCCGGATCGTGGAGGAGAAGATCAAGCCATGA
- the rarD gene encoding EamA family transporter RarD → MPANDPKQTTYGFIAALSAFLVWGLLPIYWKSLITVDPFEILCHRVVWSLVFISVILTVMKGWGDTFAPLKSPRDLMILAASSLMIGGNWLLYIWAVNTGHVLETSLGYYINPLVNVLLGFVFFRERLRPLQLVAIGLAALGVINSVVSHGELPWISLALAVSFGLYGLLRKIASVESLPGLFLETMVLGPFALGYILWLQAHGASALFHQGLNVDLLLVGAGVVTASPLIGFAFGARRLQLATVGVLQYLAPSIAFLLGVYVYKEPFSPSHLLTFAFIWSGLAVYTAESVFTIRKVRRLAGKTPA, encoded by the coding sequence ATGCCCGCCAACGACCCCAAGCAGACCACCTACGGTTTCATCGCCGCCCTCTCCGCCTTCCTGGTGTGGGGGCTGCTGCCCATCTACTGGAAATCCCTGATCACCGTCGACCCCTTCGAGATCCTCTGCCACCGCGTGGTCTGGTCCCTGGTGTTCATCAGCGTCATCCTGACCGTCATGAAGGGCTGGGGCGACACCTTCGCCCCGCTGAAATCCCCCCGCGACCTGATGATCCTGGCGGCATCGAGCCTGATGATCGGCGGCAACTGGCTGCTTTACATCTGGGCCGTGAACACCGGCCACGTGCTGGAGACCAGCCTGGGCTATTACATCAATCCCCTGGTCAACGTGCTGCTCGGCTTCGTCTTCTTCCGCGAGCGGCTGCGCCCGCTGCAACTGGTGGCCATCGGCCTGGCCGCCCTGGGCGTGATCAACTCCGTGGTCAGTCACGGCGAGCTGCCGTGGATATCCCTGGCCCTGGCCGTCTCTTTCGGGCTGTACGGGCTGCTGCGCAAGATCGCCTCGGTGGAGTCCCTGCCCGGCCTGTTCCTGGAGACCATGGTCCTCGGGCCGTTCGCCCTGGGCTACATCCTCTGGCTCCAGGCGCACGGGGCCTCGGCCCTGTTCCACCAGGGGTTGAACGTGGACCTGCTGCTCGTGGGCGCGGGCGTGGTCACGGCCTCCCCGCTCATCGGCTTCGCCTTCGGCGCGCGGCGGCTCCAGCTGGCCACCGTGGGGGTGCTCCAATACCTGGCCCCGTCCATCGCCTTCCTGCTCGGCGTCTACGTCTACAAGGAACCGTTCTCGCCGAGCCACCTGCTGACCTTCGCCTTCATCTGGAGCGGGCTCGCCGTCTATACAGCGGAATCGGTCTTCACCATCCGCAAGGTCCGCCGGTTGGCGGGCAAGACCCCGGCGTAG
- a CDS encoding ArsR/SmtB family transcription factor codes for MSARLPDDELFLARVCKGLGHPARIRILSHLMAEDGCVCGRIVEVMPLAQSTVSQHLKVLKESGLVRGEVEGPRTCYCVNRDTLTRFAPLIQGLLRAVPETEEA; via the coding sequence ATGTCCGCCCGGTTGCCCGACGACGAACTGTTTCTGGCGAGGGTATGCAAAGGGCTGGGACACCCGGCCCGCATCCGCATCCTCAGCCATCTCATGGCCGAAGACGGTTGCGTCTGCGGACGCATCGTGGAGGTCATGCCCCTGGCCCAGTCCACGGTCAGCCAGCACCTCAAGGTCCTCAAGGAATCCGGGCTGGTGCGCGGCGAGGTGGAGGGGCCGAGAACCTGCTACTGTGTGAACCGGGACACCCTGACCCGCTTCGCGCCGCTGATCCAGGGGCTGCTCCGGGCGGTCCCCGAAACGGAGGAAGCATGA
- a CDS encoding cysteine hydrolase family protein: protein MTSALLIIDIQNDYFPGGRMELVGAQEAGGAAARILARFRERGLPVFHVRHESVREGASFFLPGTAGADIHPLVTPLDGETVVTKHFPNSFRETPLLEALRSAGATRLLVAGMMTHMCVDAGVRAAVDLGFDCAVLADGTATRDLDFGGETVPAHRVQGAFLAALGSAYCPVLGEDGVDGWLDG, encoded by the coding sequence ATGACCAGCGCATTGCTCATCATCGATATCCAGAACGACTATTTCCCCGGCGGGCGCATGGAGCTTGTCGGCGCGCAGGAGGCCGGGGGCGCCGCGGCCCGAATCCTGGCCCGGTTCCGGGAGCGGGGACTGCCCGTGTTCCACGTCCGGCACGAGTCCGTGCGCGAGGGCGCGTCCTTCTTCCTGCCCGGCACGGCTGGGGCGGACATCCATCCCCTGGTAACGCCGCTGGACGGCGAAACCGTGGTCACCAAGCATTTCCCCAACAGCTTCCGCGAGACCCCGCTGCTCGAAGCGCTGCGCTCGGCGGGCGCGACCCGGCTGCTGGTGGCGGGCATGATGACCCACATGTGCGTGGACGCCGGGGTGCGCGCCGCAGTGGATCTAGGCTTCGACTGCGCCGTGCTGGCGGACGGCACGGCCACCCGCGACCTCGACTTCGGCGGCGAGACGGTCCCGGCGCACCGGGTGCAGGGCGCGTTCCTGGCCGCCCTGGGTTCGGCCTACTGCCCGGTCCTCGGCGAGGATGGGGTGGACGGGTGGCTCGACGGCTAA
- a CDS encoding PLP-dependent aminotransferase family protein has product MEEYRYRSVERNVLSLIDSGALGLGDKLPSLRSLSTRLGLSVSTVNQAYLELERKGVIESRPRSGFFVRRESRRLPRTETAPTPMEQPRPVTRIGLIQTVLESVGAEERVALDVVAPGPHLLPLKELGRISAAVVRDEPERAMGYAPIPGDRRLIRQIAFRSMEHGIDVAPDDPLITAGCMEALYLSLRSVCRRGDTVLIQSPTYYCFLQLLETLGLRAIEVPSDPEHGVSPEELLRALKTFDIAACVLAPNYNNPDSSLTPDEAKREIVTMLAERSIPLVEDDVSSDLHFTPRRPGTYKQFDRKGLVLLCSSFSKTIAPGYRVGWMLPGRFRQKALEIKATTNVSTSAPAQMAIAEFLRQGRMERHLKKLRTALERQMDTMQLHLGRHFPDGTRVTHPGGGGVLWLELPKGTDSVELFFQARRAGIGIAPGAIFSTQDKFANYIRLSCGFPWTPKVEQAIHTLGELAGTMHLS; this is encoded by the coding sequence ATGGAGGAATACCGGTACCGTTCCGTGGAACGCAACGTCCTGTCCCTCATCGACAGCGGCGCCTTGGGCCTGGGCGACAAGCTGCCCTCCCTGCGCTCCCTGTCCACCCGGCTCGGCCTGTCCGTGTCCACGGTCAACCAGGCGTACCTGGAGCTGGAGCGCAAGGGGGTCATCGAGTCCAGGCCCCGGTCCGGGTTCTTCGTGCGCCGCGAGTCCAGGCGGCTGCCGCGCACCGAGACCGCGCCCACGCCCATGGAGCAGCCCCGGCCCGTGACGCGCATCGGGCTGATCCAGACCGTGCTCGAATCCGTGGGCGCGGAGGAGCGCGTGGCCCTGGACGTGGTCGCCCCGGGGCCGCACCTGCTGCCCCTCAAGGAGCTGGGCCGGATCAGCGCCGCCGTGGTCCGGGACGAGCCGGAGCGGGCCATGGGCTACGCGCCCATTCCCGGCGACCGCAGGCTGATCCGCCAGATCGCCTTCCGCTCCATGGAGCACGGCATCGACGTCGCGCCGGACGACCCGCTGATCACCGCCGGATGCATGGAAGCGCTCTACCTTTCCCTGCGCTCGGTCTGCCGCCGGGGCGACACCGTGCTCATCCAGTCCCCCACCTACTACTGTTTTCTCCAACTGCTGGAGACCCTGGGGCTGCGGGCCATCGAGGTCCCGTCCGACCCGGAGCACGGGGTCTCGCCCGAGGAGCTGCTGCGCGCCCTGAAGACCTTCGACATCGCGGCCTGCGTGCTCGCGCCCAACTACAACAACCCGGACTCCAGCCTGACCCCGGACGAGGCCAAGCGGGAGATCGTGACCATGCTGGCCGAGCGGTCCATCCCCCTGGTGGAGGACGACGTCTCGTCCGACCTGCACTTCACCCCCCGGCGGCCCGGCACCTACAAGCAGTTCGACCGCAAGGGGCTGGTCCTGCTCTGCTCCTCCTTTTCCAAGACCATCGCACCCGGCTACCGCGTGGGCTGGATGCTGCCCGGGCGGTTCCGGCAAAAGGCGCTGGAGATCAAGGCCACCACCAACGTGTCCACCTCGGCCCCGGCCCAGATGGCCATTGCCGAGTTCCTGCGCCAGGGACGCATGGAGCGCCACCTGAAGAAGCTGCGCACGGCCCTGGAGCGCCAGATGGACACCATGCAGCTGCACCTGGGCCGCCACTTCCCGGACGGCACCCGGGTCACGCACCCCGGCGGGGGCGGCGTGCTCTGGCTGGAGCTGCCCAAGGGCACGGACTCGGTGGAGCTGTTCTTCCAGGCGCGCCGGGCGGGCATCGGCATCGCGCCGGGGGCGATCTTCTCCACCCAGGACAAGTTCGCCAACTACATCCGGCTGAGCTGCGGCTTTCCCTGGACCCCGAAGGTGGAGCAGGCCATCCATACCCTCGGGGAACTGGCCGGAACAATGCACCTTTCCTGA
- a CDS encoding rhodanese-like domain-containing protein, whose amino-acid sequence MNRKTAVFGLVLACLGMVFYLFLTAEPQPEGFEPLTAVQAQAQMAVAPDAVILDIRTPAEFAAGHIEGAVNIDYYAPDFESRLAALDRNVEYFVYCRSGNRSGRAMDVFSRLGFTRVKHLRNGIIDWEGAGLPLVR is encoded by the coding sequence ATGAATCGTAAAACCGCTGTTTTCGGCCTTGTACTGGCCTGTCTGGGCATGGTCTTCTACCTTTTTTTGACCGCCGAGCCGCAACCGGAAGGGTTCGAGCCGCTCACGGCGGTCCAGGCGCAGGCGCAGATGGCCGTTGCGCCGGACGCGGTGATCCTGGACATCCGCACCCCGGCGGAATTCGCCGCCGGACACATCGAGGGTGCGGTGAACATCGACTATTACGCCCCCGACTTCGAGTCCCGGCTGGCCGCGCTGGACCGCAACGTGGAGTATTTCGTCTACTGCCGGTCGGGCAACCGCAGCGGCCGGGCCATGGACGTGTTCTCGCGTCTCGGCTTCACCCGGGTGAAGCACCTTCGCAACGGGATTATCGATTGGGAGGGGGCGGGGCTGCCCCTGGTCAGATAG
- the hgcA gene encoding mercury methylation corrinoid protein HgcA, with product MNGLEDKPFPGLTPLGMAPLDCPPDPAQDDAPCUGPKPDPRAGVFEKPGYAIEPFVDGFVDTPAGPVPRVRTRMLPSDRLGTALARLGATRHRYKVVPGLYCVGNPTPDSPVLVTANYKLTFDAVRTELSGQDAWLLVTDTRGINVWCAAGKNLFATHEIVLSVRNAQLDKVVAHRTLVLPQLGAPGVAAYRVKRECGFKVVWGPVRAADLPAFLADGFTATGKMRMVDFPLRERAVLIPVEIFLLWKLLAWVLPLSFLLSAIGPDVFSFSALWQRGVCAATATLVGILAGCAAVPLLLDRLPWRQFWPKGALTGCLAGLAAVLLLPLSGLVENVALLLWTTAVSSYLAMNFTGSTPYTSPSGVEAEMRRGIPLQAAAALAGLILWLAAPFLG from the coding sequence ATGAACGGACTTGAAGACAAGCCCTTCCCGGGGCTGACCCCCCTGGGCATGGCCCCCCTCGACTGCCCGCCCGATCCGGCCCAGGACGACGCGCCCTGTTGAGGCCCCAAGCCCGACCCCCGTGCCGGGGTCTTCGAAAAACCGGGCTACGCCATCGAACCGTTCGTGGACGGGTTCGTGGACACGCCCGCCGGGCCGGTTCCCCGCGTGCGCACCCGCATGCTCCCTTCGGACCGGCTGGGCACGGCCCTGGCCCGGTTGGGGGCCACCCGGCACCGCTACAAGGTGGTGCCCGGCCTGTACTGCGTGGGCAACCCCACCCCGGACTCCCCTGTCCTGGTCACGGCCAACTACAAACTGACCTTCGACGCGGTGCGCACCGAGCTTTCCGGCCAGGACGCCTGGCTGCTGGTGACCGACACGCGCGGCATCAACGTCTGGTGCGCGGCGGGCAAGAACCTGTTCGCCACCCACGAGATCGTGCTCAGCGTGCGCAACGCGCAGCTGGACAAGGTGGTCGCCCACCGCACCCTGGTCCTGCCCCAGCTGGGCGCTCCGGGCGTGGCCGCCTATAGGGTGAAGAGGGAGTGCGGATTCAAGGTGGTCTGGGGACCGGTGCGGGCCGCCGACCTGCCCGCGTTCCTGGCCGACGGGTTCACGGCGACCGGGAAGATGCGCATGGTGGACTTCCCGCTGCGGGAGCGCGCGGTGCTCATCCCGGTGGAGATTTTCCTGCTCTGGAAGCTGCTGGCCTGGGTGCTCCCCCTGTCCTTCCTGCTCTCGGCCATCGGGCCGGACGTCTTTTCCTTCTCCGCATTGTGGCAGCGGGGGGTGTGCGCCGCCACCGCCACCCTGGTCGGCATCCTGGCCGGATGCGCGGCGGTGCCCCTGCTCCTGGACCGGCTGCCGTGGCGGCAGTTCTGGCCCAAGGGCGCGCTGACCGGTTGCCTGGCCGGGCTGGCCGCCGTCCTGCTCCTGCCCCTGTCCGGCCTGGTCGAGAACGTCGCCCTGCTCCTCTGGACCACGGCCGTGTCCTCGTACCTGGCCATGAACTTCACCGGCTCGACCCCGTACACCTCGCCCTCGGGCGTGGAGGCGGAGATGCGCCGGGGCATCCCGCTCCAGGCGGCCGCGGCCCTGGCCGGGCTGATCCTGTGGCTGGCCGCCCCCTTCCTCGGTTAA
- a CDS encoding AzlD domain-containing protein produces MDQKIVFLTIVGMLAVTYIPRMVPLVALASRTLPEPVVRWLSYVPAAVLASMLFPALLLKDGQFDVTPSNYFLWAAVPAFLLAWRTKSFFGTVALGMALVAAGRYFFG; encoded by the coding sequence ATGGACCAAAAAATAGTCTTTCTGACTATCGTCGGCATGCTCGCCGTGACCTATATCCCGCGCATGGTCCCGCTGGTGGCCCTGGCCTCCCGGACCCTGCCCGAGCCCGTTGTCCGCTGGCTGTCCTACGTGCCCGCCGCGGTCCTGGCCTCCATGCTCTTCCCGGCCTTGCTGCTCAAGGACGGGCAGTTCGACGTCACCCCGTCCAACTACTTCCTGTGGGCCGCCGTCCCCGCCTTCCTGCTGGCCTGGCGGACCAAGTCCTTCTTCGGCACCGTGGCCCTGGGCATGGCGCTGGTGGCCGCAGGCCGGTACTTTTTCGGATAG
- a CDS encoding electron transfer flavoprotein subunit alpha/FixB family protein — protein MTVLYLAHTECDNTLHKSALETLTAAKALAEGLGTDLAVGLIGADTSAAAETIGGCGAKFYAVSGADFADGRYSSDLAAAEAIAKACSPEIVIAPATSRFSRALPGLAVRLDGRVDTHLSGIAAEDGKPVAKRWFYRQRMEGTLTREERPWILTLDSGCAEPYAGSGAADVQAVSVDVSSVRTKVAGMECSSEDAQTIRPDAALLCVAGAGWTKKQADGATHVDVAEKTIMDFLTATKASLGSSKSLVDISGEGGAVISFLTHMHQVGQTGSTPRHAKGLSTCCHGEEPHVVGWRFIKERRAINLDAGCGWAQGKCDVLYVGDAFAIMKKVNELLG, from the coding sequence ATGACTGTTTTGTATCTTGCGCACACCGAATGCGACAACACCCTGCACAAGTCCGCCCTTGAGACCCTGACCGCAGCCAAGGCGCTGGCCGAAGGGCTGGGAACCGATCTGGCCGTCGGGTTGATCGGGGCGGACACCTCGGCCGCCGCCGAGACCATCGGCGGGTGCGGCGCGAAGTTCTACGCCGTGTCCGGCGCGGACTTCGCGGACGGACGCTATTCCTCCGACCTGGCCGCTGCCGAGGCCATCGCCAAGGCGTGCTCCCCGGAGATCGTCATCGCCCCGGCCACCTCCCGGTTCAGCCGAGCCCTGCCCGGCCTGGCCGTGCGCCTGGACGGCCGGGTGGACACCCATCTGTCCGGGATCGCCGCCGAGGACGGCAAGCCCGTGGCCAAACGGTGGTTCTACCGCCAGCGCATGGAAGGGACCCTGACCCGCGAGGAGCGGCCCTGGATCCTGACCCTGGATTCCGGTTGCGCCGAGCCGTACGCCGGTTCCGGCGCTGCGGACGTCCAGGCCGTGTCCGTGGACGTCTCCTCGGTGCGTACCAAGGTGGCGGGCATGGAATGCTCCTCCGAGGACGCCCAGACCATCCGCCCGGACGCCGCGCTGCTCTGCGTGGCGGGTGCGGGCTGGACCAAGAAGCAGGCCGACGGCGCGACCCACGTGGACGTGGCCGAGAAGACCATCATGGACTTCCTGACCGCCACCAAGGCGTCGCTCGGCTCGTCCAAGTCCCTGGTGGACATCTCGGGCGAGGGCGGCGCGGTCATCTCCTTCCTGACGCACATGCACCAGGTGGGGCAGACCGGCTCGACCCCGCGCCACGCCAAGGGACTGTCCACCTGCTGCCACGGCGAGGAACCCCACGTGGTCGGCTGGCGCTTCATCAAGGAGCGTCGGGCCATCAACCTCGATGCGGGCTGCGGCTGGGCGCAGGGCAAGTGCGACGTCCTCTACGTGGGCGACGCCTTCGCCATCATGAAGAAGGTGAACGAGCTGCTGGGCTAA
- a CDS encoding DsrE family protein: MNQDGFDKSLCIIWSSPDPEVADNLVFMYAHNALKKLWWDRVRLIIWGPSARLAAEDERIRARLSEMMADGVEVWACRACADNYGVTPMLETAGFNVLYVGGPFTEMLQSGWTQLTF, translated from the coding sequence ATGAATCAAGACGGTTTTGACAAATCCCTGTGCATCATCTGGAGCTCCCCGGACCCGGAGGTGGCGGACAACCTGGTGTTCATGTACGCCCATAACGCCCTGAAAAAGCTCTGGTGGGACCGGGTCCGGCTGATCATCTGGGGACCTTCCGCGCGGCTGGCCGCCGAGGACGAACGCATCCGCGCACGCCTCTCGGAAATGATGGCGGACGGCGTGGAAGTCTGGGCCTGCCGGGCCTGCGCCGACAACTACGGCGTGACCCCGATGCTCGAAACGGCGGGCTTCAACGTGCTCTACGTGGGCGGACCGTTCACCGAAATGCTCCAGTCCGGCTGGACCCAGCTGACCTTCTGA
- a CDS encoding hybrid sensor histidine kinase/response regulator, translated as MIDPVLLGNILGLHGPDAAIACLANGNAPGDAPIVGANNAACGMLGLCREEILALTPGRLLTNFEGLTGNDAPTETADTRVEHTLSVNGRDVPVEVRCRTLSLNGDTLSVIILRDISRRRHRELCSARDEQRFKTLYNLSRMIDHTENEILDYALEQAVYMTESRMGYIGFVNEAETELTMHSWSAAAVRECAIEDPPCSCRIQDAGLWAEAMRRRKPMITNDYEACPHRRGLPAGHVRIHRHMNLPVMDGGRIRLLVGVADKEEAYTESDVVQLTLIMEGVWRIVQRKRMEIDLLRAMREAERANRAKGQFLANMSHELRTPLNGIMGMTQLLMGTGGLSEEQKEYLALSLESSSQLSRVMSSLLDISAIESGGATLNRTDFDLPEAIRAVAEPLAAQAEAKGLDFSCRLDDSLPVMVNGDVEKFRQILVNLIHNAVKFTEAGKVTLTAARTPGTGEDRTEVRVTVADTGVGIPEDKRETIFESFTLGEEYLTKRYGGVGLGLSISRQLAVLMGGELALESEPGQGNVFSFSVPLRERRETGGEPARPRPNEAGQRLSILVAEDEGVNALMTSRILRNHGHMPTVVGNGQHAIEALMRDDYDLVLMDVQMPVVNGVEVTEIIRSGAAEGIDREIPIIGLTAYAAEEDRERFVSAGMDIVVTKPFDAEALVDAIAGVLRERAPI; from the coding sequence ATGATCGATCCGGTGCTCCTCGGCAACATCCTGGGGTTGCACGGACCCGACGCGGCCATCGCCTGCCTGGCGAACGGAAACGCGCCGGGCGACGCGCCCATCGTGGGGGCCAACAACGCGGCCTGCGGGATGCTCGGCCTGTGCCGCGAGGAGATCCTCGCCCTGACGCCCGGCCGGTTGCTGACGAATTTCGAAGGACTGACGGGGAACGACGCCCCGACCGAAACCGCCGACACCCGCGTCGAGCACACCCTGTCCGTGAATGGCCGGGACGTGCCGGTTGAGGTCCGGTGCCGCACCCTCTCCCTGAACGGCGACACCCTCTCGGTCATCATCCTCCGCGACATCTCCCGCAGGCGGCACCGCGAGCTCTGTTCCGCCCGCGACGAACAGCGGTTCAAGACCCTCTACAACCTGTCGCGGATGATCGACCACACGGAGAACGAAATCCTGGACTACGCCCTGGAGCAGGCCGTGTACATGACCGAGAGCCGAATGGGCTACATCGGGTTCGTGAACGAGGCCGAAACCGAGCTGACCATGCACTCCTGGTCCGCTGCCGCGGTCCGGGAATGCGCCATCGAAGACCCGCCCTGCTCCTGCCGGATTCAGGATGCCGGGCTGTGGGCCGAGGCCATGCGCCGCCGCAAGCCGATGATCACCAACGACTACGAGGCCTGCCCCCACCGGCGCGGCCTGCCCGCCGGACACGTCCGTATCCACCGGCACATGAACCTGCCCGTCATGGACGGCGGACGGATACGGCTGCTGGTGGGCGTGGCCGACAAGGAAGAGGCTTACACCGAATCCGACGTGGTCCAGCTGACCTTGATCATGGAGGGGGTCTGGCGCATCGTGCAGCGCAAGCGCATGGAAATAGACCTGCTGCGGGCCATGCGCGAGGCGGAGAGGGCCAACCGCGCCAAGGGGCAGTTCCTGGCCAACATGAGCCACGAGCTGCGCACCCCGCTCAACGGGATCATGGGCATGACCCAACTGCTCATGGGCACCGGAGGGCTGTCCGAGGAGCAGAAGGAATACCTGGCCCTGAGCCTGGAATCGAGTTCCCAGCTCTCGCGGGTCATGTCCTCGCTGCTCGACATTTCGGCCATCGAATCGGGCGGGGCCACCCTGAACCGCACGGACTTCGACCTGCCGGAGGCGATCCGCGCCGTGGCCGAACCGCTCGCCGCCCAGGCCGAGGCCAAGGGACTCGACTTCTCCTGCCGCCTGGACGATTCCCTTCCGGTCATGGTCAACGGCGACGTCGAGAAATTCCGCCAGATCCTGGTCAACCTGATCCACAACGCCGTCAAGTTCACCGAGGCGGGCAAGGTCACGCTGACCGCCGCGCGCACCCCCGGAACGGGCGAAGACCGGACCGAGGTCCGGGTGACCGTGGCCGACACCGGGGTCGGCATCCCCGAGGACAAGCGGGAAACGATTTTCGAGAGCTTCACCCTCGGCGAGGAGTACCTGACCAAGCGCTACGGCGGCGTGGGCCTGGGGTTGTCCATCTCGCGCCAGCTGGCCGTGCTCATGGGCGGGGAGCTGGCCCTGGAAAGCGAACCGGGCCAGGGCAACGTCTTCTCCTTCTCGGTCCCCCTGCGCGAACGGCGGGAAACCGGCGGCGAACCGGCCCGGCCCCGGCCCAACGAAGCCGGACAGCGGTTGAGCATCCTGGTGGCCGAGGACGAGGGGGTCAATGCCCTGATGACCTCGCGCATCCTGCGCAACCACGGCCACATGCCCACGGTGGTGGGCAACGGCCAGCACGCCATCGAGGCGCTCATGCGCGACGACTACGACCTGGTGCTCATGGACGTTCAGATGCCGGTGGTCAACGGCGTGGAGGTCACGGAGATCATCCGCTCCGGCGCGGCGGAGGGCATAGACCGCGAAATCCCGATCATCGGCTTGACCGCCTATGCCGCCGAAGAGGACCGCGAACGGTTCGTGTCCGCAGGCATGGACATTGTGGTCACCAAGCCCTTTGACGCCGAGGCTCTGGTGGACGCCATCGCCGGCGTCCTGCGCGAACGCGCCCCTATCTGA
- a CDS encoding AzlC family ABC transporter permease, with product MTIDAVAGEKSGSPMMAAARQVAPIVMGYLPVGAAYGVLAQQAGLSMLNTVLMSILVYAGSAQLIAVALFAGGVTPVSIIATTFVVNLRHMLMSASLAPNLKSWNKWELAVFAYEITDESFAVHSVRFARGDLNKTTCFGINAIAQVSWIVASFAGFLAGASIPSVEPLGIDYALPAMFIALLVMQMKNGLHVLVAGFSGLTAIILIKAGADQWSVILATVIGATFGAGVESWTKK from the coding sequence ATGACCATCGACGCCGTTGCCGGAGAAAAATCCGGCTCCCCGATGATGGCCGCCGCCAGGCAGGTGGCGCCCATCGTCATGGGCTACCTGCCCGTGGGTGCCGCCTACGGGGTCCTGGCCCAGCAGGCCGGGCTTTCCATGCTCAACACCGTGCTCATGTCCATCCTGGTCTACGCCGGGTCGGCGCAGCTCATCGCCGTGGCCCTGTTCGCGGGCGGGGTGACCCCGGTGTCGATCATCGCCACCACCTTCGTGGTCAACCTGCGCCACATGCTCATGTCGGCGTCGCTGGCCCCGAACCTCAAGAGCTGGAACAAGTGGGAGCTGGCCGTGTTCGCCTACGAGATCACGGACGAGTCCTTTGCCGTGCACTCGGTCCGCTTCGCGCGCGGGGACCTGAACAAGACCACCTGTTTCGGCATCAACGCCATCGCCCAGGTCTCCTGGATAGTGGCCTCCTTCGCGGGCTTTCTGGCCGGGGCGTCCATCCCCAGCGTCGAGCCGCTCGGCATCGACTACGCCCTGCCCGCCATGTTCATCGCCCTGCTGGTCATGCAGATGAAGAACGGCCTGCACGTCCTGGTGGCCGGGTTCAGCGGCCTGACCGCCATCATCCTGATCAAGGCGGGCGCGGACCAGTGGTCCGTGATCCTGGCCACGGTCATCGGCGCAACCTTTGGCGCGGGAGTGGAATCATGGACCAAAAAATAG